The following proteins are co-located in the Dehalococcoidia bacterium genome:
- a CDS encoding glycosyltransferase family 2 protein has protein sequence MSWPRVAVVVLNWNGLEDTVRCLESLFRISYPNYYVIVVDNGSANDEAGALRGRFGERIVLIANDRNYGFTGGCNIGAARALELGCDYLLLLNNDTVVAPDFLEELVKAAEALPDAAALCPKVYFLDWPEVIYSAGGQVNLWLGRSRQIGRGQPDRGQFDRLRPCDYADGCCMLIPRRVWELVGPLDDEYFTYWEETDWCFRARERGLRCYYVPTARVWHKAARSVDPDPRFYYFFRRNAILFLRKRGRPYHLLTALAYHYLVLAPWFLLRHPGRWRRAFAEARALLFHLRRPATGG, from the coding sequence ATGTCCTGGCCGCGAGTGGCTGTCGTCGTCCTCAACTGGAACGGGCTGGAGGACACCGTCCGCTGCCTGGAGTCCCTCTTTCGCATCTCCTACCCCAACTACTACGTCATCGTGGTGGACAACGGCTCGGCCAACGACGAAGCGGGCGCCCTCAGGGGGCGCTTCGGGGAGCGCATCGTCCTCATCGCCAACGACCGCAACTACGGCTTCACCGGCGGCTGCAACATAGGCGCCGCCCGTGCCCTGGAGCTGGGCTGCGACTATCTTCTGCTCCTGAACAACGATACCGTCGTGGCACCCGACTTTCTGGAGGAGTTGGTGAAGGCAGCGGAGGCCCTGCCCGATGCCGCTGCCCTCTGTCCCAAGGTCTACTTTCTGGACTGGCCGGAAGTCATTTACTCGGCCGGGGGGCAGGTGAACCTCTGGCTGGGGCGCTCGCGCCAGATAGGGCGGGGACAGCCCGACCGCGGCCAGTTCGACCGTTTGCGCCCCTGTGACTACGCCGATGGCTGCTGCATGCTCATTCCCCGTCGCGTGTGGGAGCTGGTGGGCCCCCTGGACGACGAGTATTTCACCTACTGGGAGGAGACCGACTGGTGCTTCCGGGCACGGGAGCGGGGGCTGCGCTGCTACTACGTGCCTACGGCCCGCGTCTGGCACAAGGCGGCCCGCTCGGTGGACCCCGACCCCCGCTTCTACTACTTCTTCCGTCGCAACGCCATCCTCTTCCTGCGCAAGCGAGGCAGGCCTTATCACCTGCTCACGGCCCTGGCCTATCACTACCTGGTGCTGGCGCCCTGGTTCCTGTTGCGGCACCCTGGGCGCTGGCGCCGCGCCTTCGCTGAGGCGCGGGCGCTCCTCTTTCACCTGCGGCGTCCGGCGACGGGCGGCTAG